DNA sequence from the Nesterenkonia lutea genome:
GTCAGCGTTCTGCATGATCCGCAGCGAGGCCTTGCGCGGGATGACCTGCATGGACACGCCCTCGGCCGAGGTGGGGACCAGGAAGCACTTGACCTGCCCGTCCGCGGTGTCTCGCGCGAAGGTGGCCACGACGTCGGCCGCGGTCGCACCGCCGATCCAGCGCTTGGCGCCGTTGATCACCCAGTCCTTCGTCGCAGGGTCCTGGGTGGCGTGGGTGGCGAGTCCTCCGGCCACGTCGGAGCCGTGCTCAGGCTCGGTGAGACCGAAGACCCCGGTGAGTTCATGGGAGACGATCTTCGGGTCGAGCTCGCGGGCCTGCTCGGCGGATCCGCCCACGGCGCAGACCGTGCGGAACAGGCTCGCCTGGGCGTTGTAGTAGGTGGCGACATTGATGTCACACCGGGTGAGTTCGAAGTTTCGGAAGCCCAGGAAGATGTCGCGAATCGGTTCCCCCGCCTCGCGCAGCGCCGGGGGGTCCATCAGCCCAAGGCTGCGCAGCGGAGCGACGATCTCCTCGGGAAAGCGCGCCTCGTCCCATGCGGCATTGAGGTGCGGGTGGACCTGCTCAGCGAGCACCTCGCGCAGTCCGGTGATCACGCTGCGCTCGGCGGGGGTGAGCCGCTCGGCGAAGCCGTAGAGGTCTGAGGGGATGACGCTGCCGGTGACCGGTTCACGCATGGCGGACTCCCGAGGTGGTGGAGTCTGCGCTCGAGGTCTCGGGCTGATCAGCGGGCACGTCGAGTCCGAGCAGTGCGACGGCGTTGTGCTTGAGGATCCGCGGCCGCACCTCGTCCTTGATCGGCAGCTCTGCAAAGGCGCCCAGCCATTTCTCCGGGGTGATCAGCGGGTAGTCGGTGCCGAAGAGCAGCTTGGACGAGAGGATGTTGTTCGCGCTGCGCACCAGGGCTGGTGGAAAGTACTTCGGTGACCAGCCGGAGAGGTCGATGTAGACGTTGGACTTATGCGTGGCGATGGAGATCGCCTCGTCCTGCCAGGGCACCGAGGGGTGCGCCATGATGATCGGCAGCGCGGGGAAGTCCGCGGCGACGTCGTCGAGCAGCAGCGGGTTGGAGTACTTCAGCTTCAGCCCCGACCCGCCGGGGGTGCCTGCGCCCATCCCGTTCTGCCCGGTGTGGAAGATCAGCGGCAGACCGATCCCTTCCAGCGCCTCCCACAGCGGATAGTGCTGCGGGTCCGAGGGATCGAAGCCCTGCACCGTGGGGTGGAACTTGAAGCCGCGCACGCCCAGCTCCTCGGCCTGACGCTGCGCCTCGGTGATCGCCGCGCCCCCCATCCAGGGATCCACCGAGCCGAAGGGCAGCAGCACGTCGTTGTTGCGCAGACACCCCGCAACCAGATCATCGACCGAGTTGGG
Encoded proteins:
- a CDS encoding acyl-CoA dehydrogenase family protein, whose amino-acid sequence is MREPVTGSVIPSDLYGFAERLTPAERSVITGLREVLAEQVHPHLNAAWDEARFPEEIVAPLRSLGLMDPPALREAGEPIRDIFLGFRNFELTRCDINVATYYNAQASLFRTVCAVGGSAEQARELDPKIVSHELTGVFGLTEPEHGSDVAGGLATHATQDPATKDWVINGAKRWIGGATAADVVATFARDTADGQVKCFLVPTSAEGVSMQVIPRKASLRIMQNADIGYQDVRVPDSARLQQINSFSDVAGCLRRMRSDVAWMATGAMAGAYEAALAYVRQREQFGRPIAGFQLVQEKLAMMLGNLTAALGMVVQLTEQQAAGIYRDENSALAKMYTSLRLRETVALAREVCGGNGITLDTDVARFHADAEAIYSYEGTHEINALIVGRAVTGVGAFT
- a CDS encoding amidohydrolase family protein; this translates as MRYRSAIDVQAIEAVDTHVHLEMDSSGHRALPEVFFEASAKYFKTAERTPSIDRIAEVYRAHRMAAVVFTVDARTQLKHAPNSVDDLVAGCLRNNDVLLPFGSVDPWMGGAAITEAQRQAEELGVRGFKFHPTVQGFDPSDPQHYPLWEALEGIGLPLIFHTGQNGMGAGTPGGSGLKLKYSNPLLLDDVAADFPALPIIMAHPSVPWQDEAISIATHKSNVYIDLSGWSPKYFPPALVRSANNILSSKLLFGTDYPLITPEKWLGAFAELPIKDEVRPRILKHNAVALLGLDVPADQPETSSADSTTSGVRHA